GTCAACGTACGGAACTCCCGATCAATCATCGGGATGATCTCTTTCATAAACACGTCGACTAAAGCGGTGTTCTGCATAAACCGCATACCCGAACTCCGCGGCGCACCGGGCGTGTCTGCGTAACCGCGATCCATGACTATGAGCATAGGAACCGCGTCACCCGCAGCGATCAGATTGTCCAGGATGCAGTCGACACGGCCCTGGTTAGGCCAGCCGGTTTCATCCTCGCCGCCGCCGTGCAGGAGATAAAGGACCGGATAACGTCGTTCCAAGTTCTGGTCATAGTCCGGCGGCGTATACACAAAAGCGCGGCGCCATTCGCGTGTAATCTTGGAGTAGTAACGAATCTGACGGATTTGGCCGTGCGGCACATCTTGAGGCAAGGAGTACGCCCCATCCTTTTCCGGGATTTCAATACCGCTTGCCCAGCGACCCATGCCGAAAAAGGTTTGCGAGGCGGGGTCGCAAACCGCCACGCCGTCGATGATAAGCGAATAGTAATGAAACCCTTCGACGATCGGTTCGGTTGTAACTTCCCACACGCCGTCATCGTTTTTCTGCATGTCATACTTTTTCAGCAAATCCACCTGAACGGAGCGGGCTTCCGGCGCTTTAATACGGAACATCACGCGGTTGTCCGGAAGAATGCGCGGAAATTCGGCTCCTCGGATGTTGGTCGAAAGCGGCACTCCTTCCAGAGGCTTTTCCTCTTTCTCCGGTGTGGTGAAGCGAGAAAAAACAGTCGGATCCACCGGCTTGAAAAGGAATTGCGAAAACATATAGAGGCCGTTTTTCCACACTTTAAAGTCATGGCCGCCCGGCTCGATATAATAAATGTGCGGCACGTTTTTAGCCTTCAAATAAGCATGAACGTTTCGGCTGATCGAGATCAGGTTATCTTCCGAACCGCAGGAAATCCACAGCAGCTTGAGTTTCTTTGTCGCCGCTTCCGGATTAGGCACCAGCTCTTCTGGGGCCTTGGTGTTGGGGGCAGCGGAAAAGGCGCCGACCCAAGCGAAGGTATCTAAATTACCCAAGCCGAAATTCAACGACTGCCCTCCGCCCATCGAAAGACCGGCAATGGCGCGGCTTTCGCGATTTTTGATGACCGGGTAGTTCTTTTCGATAAAAGGAATCAAATCGTTGAGCAGATCTTTTTCGAACGTCGCAAAAGCCTGCACCTTTTCCGGCGCCATAATGTTGCCGCCTGCGCGGTCATCCTTCATGGCGCGACCATTGGGCATGACGACGATCATCGGCACAATTTTCTTTTCGGCGGACAGATTGTCGAGAATCTCCTGGGGCTTGCCGTTCAGCCATTCCTTTTCATCGCCGCCGATGCCGTGCAATAGATAAAGCACAGGATACTTGGCGTTCTTGGAAAATCCGGGCGGCGTATAAACAAGCGCTCGGCGCGTTGTGCCCACGGTTTTGGATGGATAGCGGATCGTATCGATCCTGCCGTGAGCAATTTCCGGACGAAACACATCGAATCCTTCCGGTGCATGCGGCAGGATTTCCTGGGCAAAACCGATCAGGCTGCCCAAGCCGAAGATTAAGAAAAAAGCAAGTCCCTTCATTCTACCTCCTTTTTCGGTCTTGTCACATTATCGCCGCGGCCGTCAAGCTTTGACCTTGAGAGGAACCTGAATTTGCGTAAAAGAATGAGCCGGAAAAGTAAAGGAGAGAGTCTTTCCTTTGCTTTCAACCGGCTGTACAAGCGGCAGATAATCCTTTTGTTTGTCGAAGCTAAAGGGTTCTTCAAGCGATTTAGCGGTGACCACATAGGCGGATGCTTTGCCGTCAAAAGCGGCGGAAACGCTGGTCAGCTCCGCCGTAATCGATTTTTCCTTATGTCGGTTGACGACATTAATGCAAAGAATCCTGCTTTCTTCAGAATACGTCGCGGTGACGTCCAGGTAAGGGATTCCTTTATACTTTTCCGTGTCAAACCTCTCGCAACGAACAAAAGCATCGACCGAGACGCCGCGGCAGTTGTTGGAATAGAGCTTGAACAGGTAGAACAAAGGCGTTTTAAAAGTGCCTTTTTCGCGGTCGGAGCTCAGCAGCGAAGTGAGCATCGTAAAATTGGCCATTTTGACGACGTCGGCATGGCGCAGAAAAGAGTTCAGGCATTGGGCGATCGGCAAGACCGACAGAAAATTTCGGCTCATAATACCCCACTCGTCGAAGGAAATGTAAATGGGGCGGGTAAAACCCTTCATGGCTTTAACGGTCTCGATGGTGGCGGCCGGTATGCGGATCTTTTCTTCGAAATCCATGGCGCTCGCGCCCATATAGGTATAATAATCGGGCGAATTCTCCCAGTAGCGATGAATGGAAATATAGTCGATCACGTCGCCGAGTCCTTCCAGCACCTTGCGGTTCCATTCCACCCATTGGCCGGTGCTTTCATAATAGGAGGAGCCTGAGGCGATCAGTTTGATCGATTTGTCGACCGAGCGCATAGCTTTGGCGGCTTCGCGGGCTAGTTTGACGTAATCGTCGGCGTTTTTGTGGCCCAGCTCCCAGGGAGCGCCGTCCACCTCGTTGCCGAGATCCCAATAGCGAATGTTGTATGGTTCCGGATGGCCGTAGCGGATGCGCAGGTCAGAGTAATAGGTTCCCTTGGGATAATTGCAGTATTCCACCCAGGCGCACGCATCGCGTATGTCGGCAAGGCCCAAGTTGACACAAACGACGTTTTCGCTGCCTATTGCCCGATTGAGGGCAACCCATTCATCCGTTCCCACCTGATTGGTCTCGCGGCCGCCCCAGGCCAGGTTGATGCGCACCGGCCGCTGCTCTTTCGGACCGATGCCGTCACGCCAATCATAACCCATTACAAAATTGCCTCCCGGCCAGCGCATGTTGGTAATCTTGAGTTCCTTCATGGCCTCGATATAATCGCGGCGGAACCCTTTTTCATCGGCAAGCGGCGAAGCCGGATCATACAAACTGCCGTACAGCGTGCTGAAAAAGGTTGTGTCGGGCAGGCCCATTCTTCTGCCGCTGAAATTGATGGGCTCCATAAAGACGCCGTAAATTTTTGGGTCGATTTCGCCGACGATTCTTTCGACATCGATTTTAATCGTCGCATTTTGCGCCGAAGAGATTATCGGCAGCAGGATCAACAAAACAAACCATCTCTTCATAGGCATGCTCCTAATTATGACCGAAAACAAAGCTTCGAATGAAAGCCAATTGATCTTGTTATCTTGCCAGCACCATCCTGCCTAGTGCAGAGAAATTACCGGCCGTTAATCGATACAAATAGATGCCGCTCGGCAGGCAGGCCGCCTCGAAGGGTATCGTGTGTTCCCCTGCTTCGTATATTCCGCAGCTGATCTTTTGCAAAACTTCTCCCCTCAGATTGTAGATTGTCAAAGCAACGTCCGATCTGCGGGGAATACGAAAACGTATGGCGGTCTCAGCATTGAATGGATTGGGATAATTCGGCAGCAGTTGAAAATCCCGCATAGTCTTTGTCGAGCGCACTCCCAAAGAAATCGTACCATCGGAAACCAGCGTCATAATGCTTCGGGCGGCCAATTCGATTTTAAGCGTATCGGAGGAAAGAGAGATTTCCTGTTTCCGCTCGCAGTTTGCATTCTCCGAAGTTATGTATGGGATAAGGCGTTCGATTCGGCCGTCGCGAAAGATAAAGGTCTGAGATTTGGCAAATGCCGACGTATTGACGGCGACCAGCACAACGCGCGTAAAAGCACTGTCGATATACGCCGAAGTGTAAACGCTGTTCTGCGGCCGAGGCGTGCACTCCAATCGACGGTAACCGGGGCGAATGAAGCGGGAAAAATGCGACATCACATAGCCGCGCTTGGTCATTTCGCCTTTTTTGCCGCTGTCCATGGTGCCGTCGCTGATGGGGCCGTAGTAGCGGACGATGTACCACCAGACATAGGCGTTCATATCGGCGCACATAACCTCGTGCATCTCTTTGCCGACCTCTAAAGCCAGGGGCCAAAGATTGCCCGAATTTTGGCTGTCGGTATAATGCTCGGTCATCCAGACTTCCTTGCCTTTGCTTTTAGCCAGGGGATAAGGCGCAAGGCCGGCACCGTAGATATGACCGCCGATGATGTCGACATTTTCGCAGGCAATCGGATCGTTCAGGATGGGGTCGGACAGGGCGCGTCGAAACTGAAAGGACTCGGGGGCGATCACGCGCGTAATAAGCAAAGAGGCATAGTCGCGCACAAATGCGAGCAACTCGGAGGCCGACCATTGCGTCCAGCCGCCGTCGTAATCGGGCTCGTTCTGCACCGAAACCGCATAGATCGGCACCCCTC
The sequence above is drawn from the candidate division KSB1 bacterium genome and encodes:
- a CDS encoding alpha/beta hydrolase-fold protein — encoded protein: MKGLAFFLIFGLGSLIGFAQEILPHAPEGFDVFRPEIAHGRIDTIRYPSKTVGTTRRALVYTPPGFSKNAKYPVLYLLHGIGGDEKEWLNGKPQEILDNLSAEKKIVPMIVVMPNGRAMKDDRAGGNIMAPEKVQAFATFEKDLLNDLIPFIEKNYPVIKNRESRAIAGLSMGGGQSLNFGLGNLDTFAWVGAFSAAPNTKAPEELVPNPEAATKKLKLLWISCGSEDNLISISRNVHAYLKAKNVPHIYYIEPGGHDFKVWKNGLYMFSQFLFKPVDPTVFSRFTTPEKEEKPLEGVPLSTNIRGAEFPRILPDNRVMFRIKAPEARSVQVDLLKKYDMQKNDDGVWEVTTEPIVEGFHYYSLIIDGVAVCDPASQTFFGMGRWASGIEIPEKDGAYSLPQDVPHGQIRQIRYYSKITREWRRAFVYTPPDYDQNLERRYPVLYLLHGGGEDETGWPNQGRVDCILDNLIAAGDAVPMLIVMDRGYADTPGAPRSSGMRFMQNTALVDVFMKEIIPMIDREFRTLTDREHRAMAGLSMGGFQTFQITLTNLDHFAYIGGFSGAGFLMPGADITEMYNGVWKDVDAFNKRVKLLFLSIGTDEPERMYQSVNNFHKELERIGVKHIYYESPGTAHEWLTWRRSLYRFASLLFK
- a CDS encoding alpha-N-arabinofuranosidase — translated: MKRWFVLLILLPIISSAQNATIKIDVERIVGEIDPKIYGVFMEPINFSGRRMGLPDTTFFSTLYGSLYDPASPLADEKGFRRDYIEAMKELKITNMRWPGGNFVMGYDWRDGIGPKEQRPVRINLAWGGRETNQVGTDEWVALNRAIGSENVVCVNLGLADIRDACAWVEYCNYPKGTYYSDLRIRYGHPEPYNIRYWDLGNEVDGAPWELGHKNADDYVKLAREAAKAMRSVDKSIKLIASGSSYYESTGQWVEWNRKVLEGLGDVIDYISIHRYWENSPDYYTYMGASAMDFEEKIRIPAATIETVKAMKGFTRPIYISFDEWGIMSRNFLSVLPIAQCLNSFLRHADVVKMANFTMLTSLLSSDREKGTFKTPLFYLFKLYSNNCRGVSVDAFVRCERFDTEKYKGIPYLDVTATYSEESRILCINVVNRHKEKSITAELTSVSAAFDGKASAYVVTAKSLEEPFSFDKQKDYLPLVQPVESKGKTLSFTFPAHSFTQIQVPLKVKA
- a CDS encoding T9SS type A sorting domain-containing protein produces the protein MNLATRVLSVLLTVYFCGILPAAAKNEAIVDLDSTHQRIRGFGGANILPWRPDMTDSEIRTAFGIEEGQLGLSMLRLMIDPDKNNWSLNVRTAQKAHEMGVLIFASPWNAPASMLQTVNGVKKVKPEHYEDYAEHLNEFVTFMESRGVPIYAVSVQNEPDYDGGWTQWSASELLAFVRDYASLLITRVIAPESFQFRRALSDPILNDPIACENVDIIGGHIYGAGLAPYPLAKSKGKEVWMTEHYTDSQNSGNLWPLALEVGKEMHEVMCADMNAYVWWYIVRYYGPISDGTMDSGKKGEMTKRGYVMSHFSRFIRPGYRRLECTPRPQNSVYTSAYIDSAFTRVVLVAVNTSAFAKSQTFIFRDGRIERLIPYITSENANCERKQEISLSSDTLKIELAARSIMTLVSDGTISLGVRSTKTMRDFQLLPNYPNPFNAETAIRFRIPRRSDVALTIYNLRGEVLQKISCGIYEAGEHTIPFEAACLPSGIYLYRLTAGNFSALGRMVLAR